The sequence GATTTGATACAAATTAACATAATGGgttatggggaggggagctgatgtGAAAATGCCCTGGCTTTGTCCAGGGCTGGCTTTGTCTGTGACATCAGCACTAAGGCAAGGCATAAAACAGGCAAACAGGGGCTCTTTGGCTCACAGAGTCCAATCATcggaggaaggaagcagcatcGCACTCCAGAACTCCTGCTTGACACACAGTAAGTACTTTAGCATGTCTGTGTGCCAGCCACACACTCGCAGCCAGAGGtaaactggaaggggttggaactgCACCTTATTTGAATCCACTGGTTTTTCCCTCCACtctttgtttgcttgtgtgaTGCGTTATCTTGGGGACGCAGCCAGGTGTTTTCATGCAGTGACCCTTGTGTGCTGTGGCAATGTGCTTGTTCGCATGTTTGAAGTTTTTGGTGTGAGTTTTTCTGCACATGAATGTCTGTGTCCTATCCATCCATGTGAGCAGTGTTACACGTTCAGCAAACAGTATTTCCCATAATGTGTTCTTTGCTGAAAGTACATGAAGCCTGCAACGAAAGGCAAGTGTCCATACACAGTGCGAGCCTTTGAGCTTATATCCAAATGGCTTCTAATTCTGTTTTCCCATGACTGAACTATAACCACTACTACAATGTTGTTTGCATGGCAAAACAGGTATTTTCTGTCGATTGAGTTCAGAGccttagaattttcaaaaggcctGCAAAGGAAAACTGACTTTGAGTCTGCTGCCGATGCTAAGAACGTCTGAAACAATACCTCTCATCCCTTGTAGGTTGTACATGCTCGGTTAGCTCCTGAATTCCAGGCGGTTGAAGAAAACAACACTGGACATGTTAGGCATCTAGCCTGTGCATTTATACTCAGATATTAACCTCATTGTTTAAGACCCATGAAACCTCTAGTAAAACCCAATTGGAATAAAAAGTGGGGAAGCCAGAAAAGAGTAAAATTATGTGTTCAGTTTCTGATCGTATTATCACCCGCAAGGATGGTGATTGTGCATGAAGTTAGGCACCCGCAGCTGGGTGCGCTCGGTGTTAAAAACTGTGCCCTGTGTGTCTTAGGtcacacctgcttccttcgctgaccCAGTTTTTGCATGAAGTTCCCACTGCAGATTGAGCCAGCTCTGGAAAAGCAAGGTGGAGTCTCTTCTGTCTGTTGTATCAGCAGCAGAATTGCCAAATTCTGGACGTCCTGATGGCAGAATCTTTATTGCTGATGTAAAAAGCCCTTTGATTTTCAGAGCCTGGCTTGGATGTTCAGGTCTCGCCCTTTTCAGGGGGAAATGGCCTTTTGATTGAACTGAGCACTCTGCTCAAGCTAGAACAGCCACAGGTGCCATCACTGTCATTGAGAGGTCAACTACATGACACTTGAGCCTCCCAGGAGCCGTAGGAACTAGAAATGGGCTGGGTGGGAATGCTGTTCTTCCACTGATACTCAGAGTTACCACCTAAACATCTGCACATTAACTGGTGTCCCCGGGCCATgtcctgcagcagtggggtgtGGACTGCCCAAAAGTCTGTCTTTGTCCAAATGGGGCAATGGACAAATGCAGCAGAACCTGCAGCCAGATCCCACTCTCATTCCTAGTGCATCGGCTCCAGTGGCCGTCTTTTAAATGTCCACACTCCACTTGAATGGTGAGGGCGATGCATTGAGAGTGTGCCAGTTGCacggggaagcactggtgaggagTTTTGACTCCCATGCCCGGTATGTTCGGCTGCATGGTTGCCATCAATTTAAATGAGAACATAAGAAGCACGGTGGAAATTGTGCCATAAGGGGTGTGAAGAAGCCTCAGTGCTCAGAGTCCGTCTCTCCCAAGGTTCCAGAATGCATCTGTTATCTGTAGCAcagaatttcacattttaaaatggagtgcACCCAGCGGGTGCATAACTTCATGTACAATTATCGCCGCATGCAGGAGAGAAACCCTGAGTGCTAAAAAGGAGGCGATCAATGGTGATACAGCCCAGGGGAAAAGAACAGGTGTGGATGGACAGAAGGTTCTCTAACGATTAGCACATTTCCTTCCGTTGGATATTTGCTGCTATAAGGTTCAAACTCAGCAGCCTGCTGGCAGCGCTATAACTGCAATCAGCTGGCCTTTCTGGTAAGAGATTGCCAAACAGCGTCACTTCGTTTCTACCTGGAGTCCCAGGGTGATTCCCGGCAAGGGGAAAGGCTGTGTGACTTTGTCAGAGTAAATCACGCTGACAAATTGAAACCACACACCAGCTCGGTGGTGGGAGGCATCGGAGTAAATGCAAATCGAGCCTAGGACCGCCATCCACTGACGGCTCAGCCAGTTACAGGTGTGAGAGTCAGGGCTTGTGCGGCTCTGTCATGGGACTCCTCCTGCTCTCCCAAAGGGGTGCTCCTGCAGTTCATAGGAATTAATGGTTTGCGATTCAGAGAAATAAAGAGGTGgcaactaagggctagtctaaacTAGATAATTTACGTTGCTCAAGGGTATGAAAAATGCACACCCTTCCGCGGGtggttaagctgacctaagttccCGTGTAGCCAGTGTTAGGTTGCTGgaaccatcaacctagctaccacctctcagggaggtggattaactacaccgatgggagaatctctcctgtcagcatcggGAGCGTCTACACCAAAGCGCTACAGCGGTGcaacaactgtgctgctgtagcatttcaagtgcagaCAAGTCCTAAAGCACCTGACTTCCAGCCCTTCACTAAGGCACCTGAAACCCTTCTTAGGATGCCCGCTAAGGGCCTGCTGCCatccatggaaagactcccagtgggCTTTGAGCTGGGCCCGAGAGCTCCAGTGTCTGCAGTGTCAgacgtaggggtgcaggaggagtcagTCTGACAGTTGCCTTCGGTGTCACTGGGAACTGCGTGGCTCCTTCCCCAGGCACAGCTTTCAGTAGGTAGCCGTCCCCACCGAACACCTTCATGGCATCATCCAATTACATGGATTTCCTAGCATGATTCAGACCAATAGTTTGCGGGTGtacagccccgcccaccccccaaggATCTCAGCCTGCTTAACAAACGTTCATTAGGCCTCAGAACCTGCTGTCGGGAAGTATTGTGATGCCTGTTTGACAGACAGGAAAGTGAGGACTAAAGAGAGTAAGGGCCTGGCAAGGGTCAGCgatagaaccagaaccagaaatctaccagttctgggccccagccCAATGGTCTCACCACTAGCCCACCCAGCTTGAGGTTCTGCTGGCCTTAGTCATGCACGTGGGCTCATTGGGCCAGAGCTTGGATCCCCTACAGCTTCCCCTATATTTTTCTAACCATTGCTTCATTAAATGACAGCCGGCCTTCCCCCCGCACCCCTCAGCACGAGTTTCCTTTTTATTCACACCAATAAGAAATGGCTTCCAAAACGCCCTCTCTGATGtgctagggaaagaattaacaaggtagTAGGACTTCGCACTGAGACTGGAGGTTACAATGAACACTTACACTTGTGTTGACTCCTCACGCAGCCAGATGACTTGGTCATTTATTTCCTAGGCTGAAGACCTCTGTCTATTTCTGAACCACTTCAGTGTTTTAAGCAGGTCAGGAACTTGGATAGAAAATAACAATGAACAGAAGTAATAGACCAAGAAGCTTTTCAAAGCAATTCTTTTCTTACAATGTCTTATGGTCATTCACCAAGGAGTATACAAAAAGGAAGAGCAATCAGAGCTAGTCGGGAATTTATTTTTACTCAGTGTTTCTCATCAGAACATGCTGATTTATCAAAAACCAAAATTTCTCATGCAAAAGGGTCAGTTTTGATTAATTTCTTGACTTgactttttttgaaaatgttcagaatgtttcattttagcattttttgaaatgaaaagttctgattcctaaacaacttttcatttcaaaatttcagctAGCGATAGTTAAAGAAATTAAGagtcaaaactgaaataaaacactttgaaatgatcaaaatgaaacattttgattgacccaaactgattttttttttcaaattttcagttcaggaaatttttgagattttgacttctcATCCCGAGTCAGGATGgggaaaaaattttaaatattgaaatactTTTATGGAATGAGGAAAACATTTTGTTCCCATTTCCAGTAACCATGGCCAGAGGGGCAGGAGTTCACCCCTTGCTCCTAGTCAAAAGCAATCGAGCAGGCGTAGCAAACAATGTGAGGGAATGAGGTGATGGAACAATAGATAAGGTGACCGAAGGGTGCACAGCTGATGAATGTGCACTGTAGATGGGTCTGAGTCTTCTTACAAGTCCAAATAAATTTTGAGATgcaaacaaatgcacaaaatactctgtcaagtatcagaggggtagccgtgttagtctggttctgtaaaagcagcaaagaatcctgtggcaccttatagactaatagacgttttgcagcatgagcttttgtgggtgaatacccacttctactCTGTGCGATCCCCACTGTCCATTAATGAGCCATTAGCAGTTGTCACCACCAGTGGCTTCGTGACACACAAGTAGGCCTTgaggagaaggaggcctggggtggCAGTTGTGAGGGCTAGTTGGGACAGGAACTCTCTGCACCGGGGAAGCATGGGAGAAGTGGACAGACAGGCCGACAAGGGCGGCATCGTCGGCAGAGTGGAGGCAGTAGGCCCAGACAAAAAGAAGCGCAGGTAAGGAGCCGAGCCATGAACGACATTAACAGTGAGAACAAGACGTTTGACCGACTGCAGGGAAGCAGGGTGACGTGGTCATAGCTAGAAGGTCAGAAGACAATCCCAGCCGTCAGACAGGAGGGAGGGGCTTGACCTGGCTGTCGGGGAGGCCTGGAAAGGAGGTTGCAGGATCGAGGCCAGAGATGACGAGGGCTCAGAGAGTTTTTATGGTCCTTGGTGCCTTCAAAATATGTAGCTTTTGGTGCAGGGCTCAATCATCTCCAGGGCAGAGTACTCTCAAAACTCTGGGCCCAGGGCATTCACTCGCACCAACACCCCTGATGGAGGGAGCAAAGGTCACGGATCTCCCCAGTGGCTGCACTGCCAGGACTTCCAAAGCCAGCAGCTACTCGGCGGCTTTACGGATGGATGGGCAGCAGAAACGTATTAGCCCTGGCTGTGTTACATCTCTGCCATGAGCAATGCAAATGGGTGGGACAATGCtggcctgcccactgccccctttgcccccccccccactgcctgcctctaccccagccagctccttggACCCATGTCACAGATGCAGTTACCAGCTCAAGGCATCGGTGCCCGTGTCACTCTGGTGGTACGGCTTGCAGCCCTTTCACTGCCCTTTGCTGCCCTAGAGTGTTGCTGCCGAAgcccccttgtggccagggaTGCCTCTGCAGTGTCTTGCCTCTAGCAGCCCCTTATGGGCCCCTTAATCACCCCAGAGAGTCTTGTACCCAAAGCCACCGGGTCTCAGCCCTCTGGCTCCTTTGCttgccctcctgctccttcctccctctcagccagccacacacctgcCTCTTATGTTAAATCACCTGCATCCGCTCAGGTGAGGCTCCTCTTGTACTCCGGCCTGGCTTAGCCCAGACTCCAGAACCCAGGCAAGCCGCCCTGTTACATGCCCACAGAGGAGACGCTCAGGTGTGCACCTGTGTGTGGTTTCACAGGTAAGTTTAGGTCTCAGGTTTACTTGCAACTCCAAAAAGGCAGCTACTCACTCACTGCTGAGAGTGATGCCAACTCTCGAGATGTTTTATCCAGTTTTCGGAATCCAGAGATCGCACGAGAGTCTTGGCTTTCATCAAAAATGGTTTTTCGATCTACTGgctgaggagaaaagcttgaaaatataaccCAAGTGCACTGTAGCAGCTCAGAAacctgactcatgacttttgaatgaCTAAGGTGTGGTTGACAATGCTGATCATGCATCCGTTCCCACTGGTGCTGGGCAAAACACTTTCAGGGGAaccttttttccattggaaaatgcagttttgtcaaagtCCAACTATTTTGCGGGAATGTGTCAATTCTGACAACATTTTGGATGCATAAAGAACCAAAATGAACCGTTTtgactttctggttttgtttcgaTAATGTTGAAGTGGTTCATATTGATAGTCAAAACACAGCATTTTGAATCTCCTCATTTTCATTTGTTtcgttttgacttttatattaaacCATTAATTGTAATGTATTTAAGATTGATGGTTTAATAGTGTGTATTGCTTTGACAttaactaaacaaaacattttaatggttccaaatttaaaaaaatcttggaattttttattttgcgggcaatttcagcttttcagtccaatttggaacaaaaaccCGTTTCAGAACGTTGGCACTTCCATGTTTCCTCCAGTTTCCTGGGAACAGCTGTAATTCCTGTTATTCAGTGAGTGTCTCTCCAGAGAGTGGATTGATttgctcaccccacccccacccaagatgACGTCTCATTAACTCTCCTGGTCTCTGTTTCTGCAGGCTGGACTCACACCTTGCTAAATTCCGGCACCAGCCACAAGCcttgggggagctgaagggaatgAAACTGCTGGCTGCCTGCTTCATGTACCTGCTGCTCACCTGtctggccctgcccaaagccgaATGCCGACTCCACGAGCGATCCATGGAAATCAGGAGTAAGTCCCTGTAactgcagcagccaggccagctcctcagctggtgcagactGGCACAGAGCCACCCCAAatggctctgctgccccccaccccgttatctctgccctcccccagatAATTGGACCCAGCACAGAAGAGCCTAGGAGGTCGGTGACGGTATCAGTGGGTGGCATGGCAGGGTCAGTGTTTAATAGAGAGGcttctcctgtctctctcccatgGTAGCCTATGTTCAGAGCCTGGTTTAGTCACAGGGTGGAGAGTCTCCAGAGCGCCCAGGCGTTGAACAGGGTGTAGTGCCGAGGTGCAGGAGCAGCGCTGTGTGTGTATGAAGCCTGCCCGCACTCAGAGCAGCTCAAgacgctctgcctcctccctgtacCTCCCCGTGCACACTGACCGCAGCCGGGCGTGGGcctggcatggcaggagcagggtctccttgcacacacgcacacacctgtGTAAGGACTTGTCCCAACCTGACCCCAAACACGTGGGGTTGTTCAAATGCAGCAAAAGTTTTTGAAAAGGCCTCTGGGTTAAGGCTGTCATTGCTAGCCACAGTGTGCTCGGGCCTGTGTAGCAGCGCCCTCTGCCGGTGAACGTGCAACATTGCGGGTCACTGCCAGGCTAGAGGCTGCAGCGTGAGATGGCTGAGCTTTCTGTCCTTTCATTATCTAGGCTTTGTTCTTGTCCCTCCAGAATCCCCCTCTTGCTCCGCAtagcttccccctcctgcctctgcatTTTCCCTCTCATCTTCTGCAACCCAATccatcctccccctcacccctggcAGTAACAGCCCTTCCTGAAGGAGTTTGCAATATAAACACACCAGACACAGGGGCGGTGACTTTCTCGAGGTCACAGGCAGggttagaacccagctctcctgactccccagCCCACCTGAATTAGCTTGGGCAATGGAGTTGCCTGGTGCTCTGGTGGTGGGGCAGCCTATACACACACCGGGCTGTCGGCAGTCTCAGGATGACAGGGCCCCACGTGCTCATAGCACAAAGCCCATGTTCTAACTGCCGCGAGGATTCACAGGTCGCATGTCAGCAAGTGAGtcactgcagagccagagaactaagcacatgggccagatcctcagcggctGTGAATCAGcggagccccactgatttcaaaggatcTGCTCCAAGCCGAGAATGTGGCCCTTGGTTCCCGTCACCCCGGCAGGGCCCTGTTTGCGCTGCGTGGCTCAGGGTGCCTGCTGTTGGTTTTCAGCGGTGGTTGTGAAAGGGGCTGGACGGCAGTCCCTGGAGAATCGAGTCCTGTTCTTCGCCATAGGCCTGGCACAACGGGAACCAGTCAGGGGAAGAGGGTTGCACCCCATTCCCAGTGCCCTGAGTCACCCAGTCCCTCCTCTGTATGGctacccccttccctccttcaTTACTGTGCAAAAgacattgtcattttaaaataagcaaagGCCACGCCACCTGCTCACCACCGGCAATGACAAGGCAGATGCAACCACTGGCAAGTGTATGTTACAGGTCGG comes from Mauremys reevesii isolate NIE-2019 linkage group 11, ASM1616193v1, whole genome shotgun sequence and encodes:
- the LOC120374790 gene encoding prolactin-releasing peptide-like isoform X1 translates to MGEVDRQADKGGIVGRVEAVGPDKKKRRLDSHLAKFRHQPQALGELKGMKLLAACFMYLLLTCLALPKAECRLHERSMEIRNPDIDPSWYTGRGISPVGRFGRRRAVVESSRKSGYGHRQACFPLEESSESLQDE